One genomic window of Heptranchias perlo isolate sHepPer1 unplaced genomic scaffold, sHepPer1.hap1 HAP1_SCAFFOLD_1239, whole genome shotgun sequence includes the following:
- the LOC137308224 gene encoding ectonucleoside triphosphate diphosphohydrolase 2-like gives TEGAPYCRRVSTEGAPYCRRYGIVIDAGSSRTTLFVYKWPAGKENNTGIVSEHSYCKVAGAGISSYAADPPAAGNSLKTCLDRTVETIPTERHAETPLYLGATAGMRLL, from the exons gtactgagggagcgccgtactgtcggagggtcagtactgagggagcaccgtactgtcggagg TATGGGATTGTCATTGACGCTGGATCCTCTCGAACGACCCTGTTTGTTTACAAATGGCCGGCTGGAAAAGAGAACAATACCGGCATCGTGAGTGAGCACAGCTACTGCAAGGTCGCAG GTGCTGGAATCTCCAGCTATGCAGCAGATCCCCCAGCTGCCGGGAACAGTCTGAAAACCTGTCTGGATAGGACAGTGGAAACCATCCCCACAGAGCGACATGCTGAGACTCCCCTCTACCTCGGAGCGACCGCTGGGATGCGCTTGTTGAA